The proteins below come from a single Chitinophaga pinensis DSM 2588 genomic window:
- a CDS encoding winged helix-turn-helix domain-containing protein, giving the protein MINPIGNLNKIFDSRIRLGVMSILMVNEEVSFNDLKQMLELTDGNLASHLSTLEENGFLKVHKGFVGRKTNTTYSITKAGEKAFKGHLAALENMIRSME; this is encoded by the coding sequence GTGATCAATCCCATAGGTAACTTAAATAAGATATTTGACAGCCGTATACGGCTGGGGGTCATGAGCATCCTGATGGTGAATGAGGAAGTGAGCTTTAATGACCTGAAGCAGATGCTGGAATTGACCGATGGTAACCTTGCCTCCCATCTCAGTACCCTGGAGGAAAATGGTTTTCTGAAAGTACATAAAGGGTTTGTCGGACGTAAAACCAATACTACCTATTCTATTACGAAAGCTGGTGAAAAGGCTTTCAAAGGGCATCTGGCTGCTCTCGAAAATATGATCCGCTCCATGGAGTGA
- the creD gene encoding cell envelope integrity protein CreD, with translation METTNINDGSSRPNASSRQLPDTTEPRPSFFERYAYGVKALLIGILVLLLLIPANMIMGLISEREHRQFEAKGEVSGKWGDAQTITGPVLVIPYYSKPNVVSNAIFLPEKLKVNGQLMPEIRRRGIYEVAVYTSRLDISGAFSKLDLSELNIPAEAVLLKDAYLAVGVNDMRGISNQAGVQWNSQTFYFNPGIPAADLFSNGMQVKVPLSMSDSGIVAGNFAVNLELKGSGQLYFSPVGKTTSVEMKSNWTNPSFDGAFLPNAHHVDDKGFTAAWQVSNLNRNFPQSWIGNNSNLHSADFGVKLFLPVDTYQQSTRAVKYAILIIGLSFLVYYFIELLQRYSVHPLQYILIGVALCVFYTLLIALAEQLNFSIAYLISAVMTIGLVSFYTASVLRSVRLAAGIGGALSLLYGFIYVIIRSEDQALLMGSLGLFIILAIVMYFSRRIKWGEL, from the coding sequence ATGGAAACAACGAATATCAATGACGGGTCCAGTCGCCCGAACGCATCCTCACGCCAGCTTCCTGACACAACGGAGCCCAGGCCGTCCTTTTTTGAACGTTATGCCTATGGTGTTAAGGCCCTGTTGATAGGCATCCTGGTCCTCTTACTGTTGATACCAGCCAATATGATCATGGGCCTGATCTCAGAAAGAGAACACCGTCAGTTTGAAGCGAAAGGAGAAGTGAGTGGTAAATGGGGCGACGCACAGACAATCACCGGACCTGTACTGGTAATCCCTTATTACAGCAAACCCAATGTAGTTTCCAATGCGATCTTTCTGCCCGAAAAACTAAAAGTCAATGGTCAGCTGATGCCGGAAATCCGCCGGAGAGGGATCTATGAAGTAGCAGTATATACTTCCAGACTGGACATCAGCGGCGCCTTTTCCAAACTGGATCTCAGCGAACTGAATATCCCTGCTGAAGCGGTTCTGTTGAAAGATGCTTATCTCGCTGTTGGCGTAAACGATATGCGTGGTATCAGTAACCAGGCCGGTGTGCAGTGGAACAGTCAGACCTTCTATTTCAATCCTGGTATTCCGGCGGCAGATCTTTTCTCTAATGGGATGCAGGTGAAAGTTCCCCTGTCAATGTCTGATAGTGGTATCGTAGCCGGCAACTTTGCAGTAAATCTTGAGCTGAAAGGATCTGGTCAACTGTACTTCTCCCCTGTCGGGAAAACAACATCAGTGGAAATGAAGTCTAACTGGACCAATCCAAGCTTTGATGGGGCCTTTTTGCCCAATGCCCATCATGTAGACGATAAAGGTTTTACAGCTGCCTGGCAGGTCTCTAACCTTAACCGTAATTTCCCGCAAAGCTGGATCGGCAATAACAGTAATCTGCATTCCGCCGACTTTGGTGTAAAATTGTTCCTCCCCGTCGATACCTATCAGCAATCAACCCGTGCTGTTAAATATGCAATATTGATTATCGGTCTTTCATTCCTTGTTTATTATTTCATCGAGCTGTTACAGCGTTATTCCGTTCATCCATTACAATATATACTGATAGGCGTGGCTTTGTGTGTATTCTATACCCTGCTTATCGCCCTTGCTGAACAATTGAATTTCAGTATTGCTTACCTGATATCGGCAGTCATGACCATCGGACTGGTATCGTTTTATACGGCAAGCGTATTACGAAGTGTCCGTCTGGCAGCCGGTATTGGTGGCGCACTTTCTCTGCTCTATGGATTTATCTATGTGATCATCCGTTCTGAAGATCAGGCCCTGTTAATGGGTAGCCTGGGGCTCTTCATAATACTGGCCATTGTGATGTACTTTAGCCGGAGAATCAAGTGGGGAGAATTGTAA